From the genome of Desulfovibrio sp. JY:
CCCTCCCGCAACGGCCCCTGCCCCTTATGCGGCGCTTTGCCTCCGACGTTTCTTGACTTCCCGGCGGCCTTGTTTCAAACAGGCGGTTTCTCCGGCATCGTATGGACGCCGGGACAAGCGCAAGGAAACCAGGCCATGAGCAGCGACTATAAAAAGACCCTGAAACTTCCCAAGACCTCCTTTCCCATGAAGGCCAACCTCAAGGAAAAGGAGCCGGAAACCCTCAAATTCTGGGCGGAAAACGACATCTACCGCCAGATGCTGGCCGCCCGCGAGGGCGCCCCCCGCTACGTGCTCCACGACGGGCCGCCCTACGCCAACGGCCACCTGCACATGGGCCATGCGCTCAACAAGATTTTAAAGGATATCATCGTCAAATCCCGCCACATGGCCGGCAACCAGGCCCCGTACGTGCCGGGCTGGGACTGCCATGGGCTGCCTATCGAGCACAAGGTGTCCCAGGAGCTCAAGGCCAAGGGCAAGACGAATCTGCCGGCCGTGACCGTGCGCCGGCTGTGCCGGGACTACGCCACCAAGTTCGTGGATATCCAGCGCAAGGAATTCAAGCGTCTGGGCGTCTTCGGCGACTGGGACGATCCCTACCTGACCATGCGCCCGTCCTACGAGGCGGCAACCGCCCTGGCCCTTTGCGATTTCGTGGAAAAGGGCTCGGTCTACCGGGGCAAAAAGCCCATCCACTGGTGCCTGTCCTGCCAGACCGCCCTGGCCGAGGCCGAAGTGGAATACGCCGACGAGACCTCGCCCTCGGTCTTCGTGCGCTTTCCCCTGCCCGACCCGAAAATAAAAGACGTCTTCCCCATGGCCGATCCGGCGAGGACCTACGCCGCCATCTGGACCACCACGCCCTGGACCCTGCCGGACAACATGGCCGTGGCCGCCCACCCCGAGTTCGACTACGCGCTTATCGCGGCGGGCGACGCCCAGTACGTGCTGGCCGCCGAACTCCTGGAAAGCGTGCGCGAACTTTTCGGCTGGACCGACGCCACCGTCCTGGCCACGGCCCCGGGCTCGGCGCTCGAAGGACTCAAGGCGCGCCATCCTTTTTATGACCGGGAGTCGCCCTTCGTCCTGGCCGACTACGTGACCCTCGACGCCGGCACCGGCCTTGTCCACACCGCGCCGGGCCACGGCCGCGAGGACTACGACACGGGGCTTCGCTACGGCCTGGACGTGCTCTCGCCCATGGACGACGCCGGCCGGTTCCTGGACGTGGTGCCCTATTTCGCCGGGCTGACCGTGTGGGAGGCCAACCCCAAGGTTATCGAAAAGCTCAAGGAAGTCGGCAATCTTCTGGCCGAGCGCAAGATCCGCCACTCCTATCCCCACTGCTGGCGCTGCAAGGAGCCGGTCATCTTCCGGGCCACCACCCAGTGGTTCATTTCCATGGAGGTGGGCGACCTGCGCAGCCGCGCCCTGACCGCCATCGACAGCGAGGTGGAATGGATTCCCTCCTGGGGCAAGGAACGCATCCATAATATGATCGCCGGCCGGCCGGACTGGTGCATCTCGCGCCAGCGCACCTGGGGCGTGCCTATCCTGGCCCTTATCTGCGAGTCCTGCGACACGGCCTACAACGACGCGGCCTGGATGCGCTCGGTGGCGGAAAAATTCGCCGGCCACGAGCGCGGCTGCGACTACTGGTTCGAGGCGGACCTGGCCGACATCGTGCCGGCCGGGCTCACCTGCCCCAACTGCGGCGGGACCCACTGGCGCAAGGAGACCGACATCCTGGACGTGTGGTTCGACTCGGGCACGAGCTTTGCCGCGGTGCTGGAAAAGCGCCCGGAACTGGCCTTCCCGGCCAACCTGTACCTGGAGGGCTCGGACCAGCACCGGGGCTGGTTTCACAGCTCGCTTCTGGCCTCCCTCGGCACGCGCGGCCTGCCCCCCTACCGGCAGGTGCTCACCCACGGCTACGTGGTCGACGGCGAAGGCCGCAAGATGTCCAAGTCCCTTGGCAACGGCATTGAGCCCCAGGAGATCATCGACAAGCACGGCGCGGAAATCCTGCGTCTGTGGACGTCGGCCGTGGACTACCGCGACGACATCCGCATCTCCGAGGAAATCCTGGCCCGTCTGGTCGAGGCCTACCGCCGCATCCGCAACACCTGCCGCTTCGTGCTCGGCAACCTGTCCGACTTCGACCCGGCCGTAAACGACGTGGCCCCGCAGGCCATGCTGCCCCTCGACCGCTACGCCGTGGACACGGCCGCCCGGGCCCACGCCCGCATGGCCGAGGCCTACGAAGCCTACGAATTCCACAAGGTCTTCCACGCGCTACACAACCTGTGCGTCACCGACCTTTCAGCATTTTATCTCGACATCCTGAAAGACCGGCTTTACGTCTCGGCCAAGGATAGCCGGGAGCGCCGCTCGGCCCAGGCGGCCCTGTGGCGCATCCTGCGCGTGCTTGTTCGCGACATGGCCCCGATTCTCTCCTTTACGGCCGAAGAGGTCTTTCGCCATACGCCTGTCTGCCAGCGGGGCGACGGCGTTTCGGTCTTCTCCCTGCCGCCCCTCGACACGGCCGGCTGGGAGCTCGATCCGGAGTTGCGGGAAAAGCTCGACCTGGTGGCCACGCTTCGCGGCGAGGTGACCCGGGCCATCGAGCCCAAGCGCAAGGCCGGCGACGTGGGACACTCCCTGGAGACGGCGGTAACGCTGTACCTGCCCGAGGCCGTGGGCGCATCGGTGGCGTCGCTCGGCATGGACCTGCGCGAAGTGTTCATCGTGTCCCAGGCGACGCTGGCCCCGGCTTCCGGGGTTCCGGCCGAGGCCGTACCCTGCGAGGGCGTGGAAGGCGCGTTCGTGGGCGTGGCCCGCGCCACTGGCGAGAAATGCGCCCGCTGCTGGGTGTACGACAAACTGGGCACCGAGCCCGAGTATCCGGACCTGTGCCCGCGCTGCGCCGCGGTCATGGCGACCGAGGCCAACTGACCCATGCGTCCAAGTTTCAAGATCGCGATTCCCCTCGCCTTGGTGCTGATCGTCCTCGACCAGGCCGCCAAGCTGTGGATCGTCGGCAACATGACGCTCTACACCACCCGGCAGGTCATCCCCGGGTTCTTCAATATCGTCTACGTGCTCAACCGCGGCGCGGCCTTCGGTTTTTTGAACCGCAACGACATCAAGTGGCAGACCTACTTCTTCTTCGCGGCCACGGCCCTGGCCGTGCTCATCATCTTCCATCTGCTGCGCATGGCCAAGGACGACAACAAGCTGCTCATCATCGGCCTCGGCTCGATCCTGGGCGGGGCCGTCGGCAACCTCATCGACCGCATCAAGACGGGCGAGGTCGTGGACTTCCTGGATTTCCACTATAAAGCCTACCACTGGCCGGCCTTCAATGTGGCCGATATCGCCATTTTTCTCGGTTCGCTGGCGCTCCTTGCGGCCTTTTACCGCATGCGCCGCCCCTCTTCCCGCAAATAACGGGCGCACCGCCGCCAACATCCGAAACGAGGTCCGCATGCCCCCCTTGCCAGCGCTGCCGCCCATGACCACCGGCCAGTTGGTTTTCGCCCTCGCCATTTTGGCCCTGGCGATCCTTCCCAATTACATCGCGATATGGCAAAGTTTTCACCGCGTGTTTCCAACCCCCCTGGAGAGGATGTTCTGGTTTCTCCTGGCCATCTTCGTCCCCGTACTCGGGGGCGTGGTCTACCTCATCTGGGGACGCAAGCGAGGTCGCAAGCCGTTATGAAGACCCGTCACAGCAAAGGTACATTTCTGGCCGCAGCCATGCTCACCGCCCTGGTCGGCGGCTGCGCGCCCAAGCCCAATACCCCGGCCCCCCTCAACACGCCCGCCGACATGTGGGCGGAACTGGAGAACACCAAGGGTGAACTGCGGCGATTAAACGCCAAGGTCGAGGAGCTCTCCCAGCAGGTGCAGGCCAACAAGAACGACCCCGAGTTGTCCGGACGCGTGGCCCGACTGGAAGGCAACGTCAGCCGCATCGCCTCCCAACTGGCCATCGACCTCGGCCCCGCCGCCGGACCGGCTGCCGCCGCGCCCCAGGCCGCCGCCCAGCAGCCCCAGGCGGGCTATGCCCAACAGCCGCAGGCCGGTTACGCACAGCCGCAAACCGGCTATGCCCAGCAACCCCAGGCCGGCTACGCGCAGCAGCCCCAGACGGGTTACGCGCAGCAGCCGCAAGCCGGGTACGCGCAACAGCAAACCGGCTACGGCGCGCCCACCCCGGGCGGCGCGGGTCCGGACGAGTCCGAACCGACCATCCCGCCCTACACAGCCCCGGGCACAGCGGCCGCGCCGGCCGCCCAGGCGCCGGCCGTTCAGGCCCAACCGCCGGCGGTCCAGGCGCAAAGCCCGGCCGACGCCGTCTATGCCAAGGGCCTTTCCAGCTTCAACGCCCGCCAGTACCAGCAGGCGCTGGGGATTTTCCAGGAATTCGCCCGCAATTTCAAAACCAGTTCGCTGATGCCCAATGCCCTCTTCTGGACCGGCGAGTGCTATTTCCAGCTCGGCGACTTCGCCAACGCGGCCCTGGCCTACCAGGAAGTCATCGAGAAATACCCCAAAAGCCCCAAGCATGCCGATGCGCTGTTCAAACGCGGCGTGGCCTTCATGAAGCTCGGCAACGCCGGCGCGGCCAAATTGTCCTTCAAGGAAGTCATCGACAAATATCCCGATTCCGCCTTCGCCACCCGGGCCAAATCCATGATGCCCAAGTAGCGCCGGCCAACAAGCGACGGAACGCATGGAAACTCCTCAAGAAAAAACACTGCGGAAGATCATCTACCTGACCTTCCCCCCCGAATCCTCGAACAAGCCCGTGGTCTGCGATCTGGCCCGGATCTACGGACTGGTGTTCAACATCTCCAAGGCCCAGATCACCCCGCGCCACGAGGGCCAGATGACCATGGACATCACCGGGCCGAGGGAAGCCTTCGAGGCCGGCATGGCCTACCTCAAGGAGCATGGCGTGGGCGTGGTGCCGGCCGCCCAGCGCGTCTCCAGGGACGAGGAGCGCTGCATCCACTGCGGCGTGTGCACGGCCCTTTGCCCGACCAAGGCGCTTATGCTCAACATCGAGACCCGGCTGGTGGAATTTCACGAAGACACCTGCTCGGCCTGTGGCATGTGCACCAAGGTCTGCCCGGTGGCGGCCATGGAGATTTTACTGGAAAACGGCGTCATGTAGCCGGCGGGGGGGAAGCCTGCGTGGAAGAAAAACGGGCCTTCATGCGTATTCCCACGCGCCTGGCC
Proteins encoded in this window:
- the ileS gene encoding isoleucine--tRNA ligase: MSSDYKKTLKLPKTSFPMKANLKEKEPETLKFWAENDIYRQMLAAREGAPRYVLHDGPPYANGHLHMGHALNKILKDIIVKSRHMAGNQAPYVPGWDCHGLPIEHKVSQELKAKGKTNLPAVTVRRLCRDYATKFVDIQRKEFKRLGVFGDWDDPYLTMRPSYEAATALALCDFVEKGSVYRGKKPIHWCLSCQTALAEAEVEYADETSPSVFVRFPLPDPKIKDVFPMADPARTYAAIWTTTPWTLPDNMAVAAHPEFDYALIAAGDAQYVLAAELLESVRELFGWTDATVLATAPGSALEGLKARHPFYDRESPFVLADYVTLDAGTGLVHTAPGHGREDYDTGLRYGLDVLSPMDDAGRFLDVVPYFAGLTVWEANPKVIEKLKEVGNLLAERKIRHSYPHCWRCKEPVIFRATTQWFISMEVGDLRSRALTAIDSEVEWIPSWGKERIHNMIAGRPDWCISRQRTWGVPILALICESCDTAYNDAAWMRSVAEKFAGHERGCDYWFEADLADIVPAGLTCPNCGGTHWRKETDILDVWFDSGTSFAAVLEKRPELAFPANLYLEGSDQHRGWFHSSLLASLGTRGLPPYRQVLTHGYVVDGEGRKMSKSLGNGIEPQEIIDKHGAEILRLWTSAVDYRDDIRISEEILARLVEAYRRIRNTCRFVLGNLSDFDPAVNDVAPQAMLPLDRYAVDTAARAHARMAEAYEAYEFHKVFHALHNLCVTDLSAFYLDILKDRLYVSAKDSRERRSAQAALWRILRVLVRDMAPILSFTAEEVFRHTPVCQRGDGVSVFSLPPLDTAGWELDPELREKLDLVATLRGEVTRAIEPKRKAGDVGHSLETAVTLYLPEAVGASVASLGMDLREVFIVSQATLAPASGVPAEAVPCEGVEGAFVGVARATGEKCARCWVYDKLGTEPEYPDLCPRCAAVMATEAN
- the lspA gene encoding signal peptidase II; this translates as MRPSFKIAIPLALVLIVLDQAAKLWIVGNMTLYTTRQVIPGFFNIVYVLNRGAAFGFLNRNDIKWQTYFFFAATALAVLIIFHLLRMAKDDNKLLIIGLGSILGGAVGNLIDRIKTGEVVDFLDFHYKAYHWPAFNVADIAIFLGSLALLAAFYRMRRPSSRK
- a CDS encoding PLDc N-terminal domain-containing protein; protein product: MPPLPALPPMTTGQLVFALAILALAILPNYIAIWQSFHRVFPTPLERMFWFLLAIFVPVLGGVVYLIWGRKRGRKPL
- the ybgF gene encoding tol-pal system protein YbgF — its product is MKTRHSKGTFLAAAMLTALVGGCAPKPNTPAPLNTPADMWAELENTKGELRRLNAKVEELSQQVQANKNDPELSGRVARLEGNVSRIASQLAIDLGPAAGPAAAAPQAAAQQPQAGYAQQPQAGYAQPQTGYAQQPQAGYAQQPQTGYAQQPQAGYAQQQTGYGAPTPGGAGPDESEPTIPPYTAPGTAAAPAAQAPAVQAQPPAVQAQSPADAVYAKGLSSFNARQYQQALGIFQEFARNFKTSSLMPNALFWTGECYFQLGDFANAALAYQEVIEKYPKSPKHADALFKRGVAFMKLGNAGAAKLSFKEVIDKYPDSAFATRAKSMMPK
- a CDS encoding 4Fe-4S dicluster domain-containing protein, whose product is METPQEKTLRKIIYLTFPPESSNKPVVCDLARIYGLVFNISKAQITPRHEGQMTMDITGPREAFEAGMAYLKEHGVGVVPAAQRVSRDEERCIHCGVCTALCPTKALMLNIETRLVEFHEDTCSACGMCTKVCPVAAMEILLENGVM